From the genome of Ananas comosus cultivar F153 linkage group 16, ASM154086v1, whole genome shotgun sequence, one region includes:
- the LOC109722634 gene encoding protein SEH1 — protein MAKEVAALEKGAACCGWSRSGERLAVGSVNGSVSIYNSSSSPSSKWKAHASGVVDVVWLPPECGDALACISGDGTLSLWEEVEEGSQPVTWKMCKLFDSSSYQILDVQFGVFSTSIKMVVAYSDCHVKIYELLDLLELDKWQLQAEFQNVTDSVSRFGRPSCLSASIAWNPQRGENQQASFVLGFNSDLPQFNSPKIWEFEEAHQRWLPVAELVLSEDEGDRVHAVAWAPNIGRPYEIIAVATCKGIAVWHIGLNPESDGRLPTEKVALLSGHDDEVWQLEWDMGGMTLASTGADDMVRLWQCNLNGVWHEQATLDCS, from the exons GTGCTGCGGCTGGAGCCGCTCCGGCGAGAGGCTCGCCGTGGGCTCCGTCAATGGCTCCGTCTCCATCTAcaactcctcctcctctccctcctccaagTGGAAG GCGCACGCGAGTGGCGTCGTTGATGTTGTGTGGCTTCCTCCCGAGTGTGGCGATGCTTTGGCTTGCATATCCGGTGATGGAACCTTATCTCTGTGGGAGGAGGTCGAAGAAG GTTCTCAACCTGTAACATGGAAGATGTGCAAGCTCTTTGACAGCAGTAGTTATCAAATACTTGATGTACAATTTGGAGTATTTTCGACAAGCATTAAAATG GTTGTCGCCTATTCAGATTGCCATGTCAAGATCTATGAGCTGCTGGACCTGTTGGAATTAGACAAGTGGCAGCTTCAG GCAGAGTTCCAAAACGTGACTGATTCAGTTTCCAGGTTCGGTCGGCCATCTTGTTTGTCTGCGTCAATTGCGTGGAATCCGCAAAGAGGCGAAAATCAGCAGGCTAGTTTTGTTCTGGGCTTCAATTCAGATTTGCCTCAGTTCAACTCCCCTAAG ATTTGGGAGTTTGAAGAGGCTCATCAGCGATGGCTACCGGTTGCTGAGCTGGTTTTATCTGAGGACGAGGGCGATAGGGTACATGCTGTAGCTTGGGCTCCCAATATAGGCAG GCCATATGAGATTATAGCTGTTGCCACTTGCAAGGGTATCGCAGTTTGGCATATAGGATTGAACCCTGAATCTGACGGAAGGCTTCCAACAGAAAAGGTTGCGTTACTCTCTGGCCACGATGATGAG GTGTGGCAATTGGAGTGGGACATGGGAGGCATGACTCTTGCGTCGACAGGGGCTGATGACATGGTTAGGCTCTGGCAATGCAACTTAAATGGAGTTTGGCATGAGCAAGCTACACTAGATTGCAGTTGA
- the LOC109722250 gene encoding hydroquinone glucosyltransferase-like, with translation MAAEGNESRRRPHVVLLPTPGMGHVIPLADFAVRLATTHGFSATLLTFSNFDSPAQAAFLTSLPSDSVSSVSLPFISLSDLPPDSPIEVHLCALLARCLPLLRDAFLSFQNPAAAFVCDLFGSETLSLARELGVPGYIFFPSNLTMLTLALHLPRLDETTDVDIEDLPDPVRLPGCVAVRGTDFPDPFRKKSHPAYAQFIRIMSKYSDAAGILVNSFEDMEPEVLKAIREEEQVEAGRPPVYLVGPMVRSGSDETDESGCLEWLDRQPADSVLFVSFGSGGSLSTEQMQEMALGLEASGQRFLWVIRCPNDREKNAAFFTSGNKDDPSNYLPEGFLERTKDVGRVVPLWAPQVSVLAHPATGGFFSHCGWNSTLESTVHGVPMIAHPLYAEQRLNAVLLAEAVGIAIRPRTREPYGVVGREEIAAAAKELMQGEKGKALHRRTEELQEAASRALTPPAGSSYKALHGVAHKWKEGASQRVAKT, from the exons ATGGCTGCCGAGGGAAATGAGAGCCGGCGGCGGCCACACGTGGTCCTGCTCCCGACGCCGGGAATGGGCCACGTGATCCCGCTGGCGGACTTCGCCGTCCGGCTCGCCACCACCCATGGCTTCTCTGCCACCCTCCTCACCTTCTCCAACTTCGACTCCCCGGCGCAGGCCGCCTTCCTCACCTCCCTCCCCTCCGACTCCGTCTCCTCCGTCTCCCTgcccttcatctccctctccgacCTCCCCCCCGACTCCCCGATCGAAGTCCACCTCTGCGCCCTCCTCGCCCGAtgcctccccctcctccgcgacgccttcctctccttccaaaaccccgccgccgccttcgtCTGCGACCTTTTTGGATCCGAGACGCTGTCGCTGGCGAGGGAACTCGGCGTGCCGGGCTATATATTTTTCCCTTCCAACCTCACGATGCTCACTCTCGCGCTGCACCTGCCCCGGCTCGACGAGACTACCGACGTCGACATCGAAGACCTCCCCGACCCCGTCCGCCTGCCCGGCTGCGTCGCCGTACGCGGGACTGACTTTCCTGACCCCTTCCGCAAGAAGTCACACCCCGCGTACGCTCAGTTCATCCGGATCATGAGCAA GTACAGCGATGCGGCGGGGATTCTGGTGAACAGCTTCGAGGACATGGAGCCGGAGGTGCTGAAAGCCATCAGAGAGGAGGAGCAAGTGGAAGCAGGGAGGCCGCCGGTCTACCTGGTGGGCCCGATGGTCCGGTCCGGTTCAGACGAGACGGACGAGTCGGGCTGCCTGGAGTGGCTGGACCGGCAGCCGGCCGACTCGGTTTTATTCGTGTCTTTCGGAAGTGGCGGCTCCCTCTCGACGGAGCAGATGCAGGAGATGGCACTCGGGCTGGAGGCCAGCGGGCAGCGCTTCCTTTGGGTTATCAGGTGTCCCAATGACAGAGAAAAGAACGCCGCCTTCTTCACATCAG GAAACAAGGACGATCCGTCGAACTACCTTCCCGAGGGCTTCTTGGAACGGACAAAGGACGTGGGCCGCGTGGTGCCGTTGTGGGCGCCGCAGGTCAGTGTGCTGGCCCACCCCGCGACCGGCGGCTTCTTCTCGCACTGCGGCTGGAACTCGACGCTGGAGAGCACCGTGCACGGCGTGCCAATGATCGCGCACCCGCTCTATGCCGAGCAGCGCTTGAATGCTGTACTGCTCGCCGAGGCGGTCGGAATTGCCATCCGGCCGCGGACGCGGGAGCCATACGGCGTCGTCGGCAGGGAGgagatcgcggcggcggcgaaggaaTTGATGCAGGGGGAGAAGGGCAAGGCGCTGCACCGTCGCACCGAGGAGCTGCAGGAGGCCGCGTCACGGGCGCTCACGCCGCCGGCTGGGTCTTCGTACAAGGCGCTGCACGGAGTTGCCCATAAGTGGAAGGAGGGAGCGAGCCAGCGTGTAGCAAAGACATAA